The sequence ttgtggtggcttctcttgttgtggagcacgggctctaggcgcatgggcttcagtagttgtggcacgcgtgctCAGTACTTGTGgattgcgggctctagagcacaagctcagtagctgtggcttgcaggctctagagcgcaggctcagtagttgtggcgcacgggcttagttgctccacggcatgtgggatcttcctggaccagggctcgaacccgtatcccctgcatcggcaggcggattcttaactactgcgccaccagggaagtcccagtattgtttttatttactatCTTATCTGGGGAGTAAGTTTCAGAGCCATCCATCTGGCCTTCCCCACCATGGTGGCCCTTAACCAAAGGCCAGGGATCCAATGCAAGCGTTACTCTAATTGCCAAGAATGTCCACACCATCCAACAGCACAGAGCCTCTCTCACCATGGCTGATTTGGCCACTACGGAATGTCTAAAATAAGAGACCAAGACTGAGCCCCAGTACAGCACCATTCCTTGGGGAGACCAACTGGCACTTGACTATGGTGGCCCTCAAAAGTCCGGTGTGTTTCTCACAGGAGAGACACATATTCCAGGTATGCGTTTTCTTTCCTGACCACAGGGCCTCAGCCAGCACCACTATCCAGAGGCTTATGAAATGTCTGATCAGCCGGTATGGGATCCCACATACACTGCATCAGACCAGAGGTCCCACTTTGCAGCCAAAGGGTGTGCAAGACTATGCCCAGCACAAAAGGACCCACTGGGTGCACCCATAGCTGCTTGTGCAAGAGAGCTTTACAACAGCCTAGTGAAAGCACAGCTGAAGCCCCAGCTCAGAAGCAATATTCTGTCAGGACAGGGTGCCACCCTTCAGAGTACAGCCTATGAACTGGACAAAAGCCCTTTATATGGTGCTGTGTCCTCAAAGTAGAAGAACCCATGGGTCTGGGTGCTGAAGTGAGGGTAGGCCTCACCTACCACCGCTACCAACGACCCTCCAGGGGCCTTTGTGCTTCCAGTACTGTCCACTCTGGGCTCTGCAGAGTTAGAGGTCTTGAACCCCAAAAGGGACACACTTTTCACAGGGACAGAGCATCTTCTACTTAATTATAAGAAGCCCATGACCTGGGGACTGTGTGCCTGTACCCAGGGACCATCAGGAGAGTGAAGCCACGGTCTCTGCAGGGGTGTCTGACACACCACGGGGAGAACAGGCTGCTGCTACAGCTGGGCCGGGAGGAGTCTGAGTGGACTCGGGTGACCCATCGAGGGGCTTCTTGGGGCTTCCTTGCCCACTTGTAACGGTACCTGGAGAAACTCAGCAGCTGGGATCTGAGAAGGGCACGGTGACCAGGCCTCAGACCCCACTCAGATCCTCGAGGATCTGGCTCATGCTGACGCCAGCATGGGTGGTAGCTGTGTGAGAATCTGGAATGGGTAACAGATGAGAGGAAACAACTGCAACAGGAGGGCTGTAGTTTGTCCTGATCTCCCTTTTGTTCGTCTCTCTTTAGACACGCCCAGCACTGGGAAGGGATGCTCTGTGCAGTCATGGAGATGCACCACCCAGGTCCCTCTTCAGGGAATGACCTTCTGCCCAGAGACAGGGACTCCCCCCATCGCCAGTGTGTCCAGAGTTGGCCTCAGGGGGAAAAGAGCCGCTTCACCTGAGGTCACTCCCTTCCCAGGGCAGCCTGCCTCTGCTGACTGAccactcagggctgtaaaggccTGAGCATCCTGGCCAAATATGAGACGCCCTTACGAGTGATGCTTGCTTCAGTGCCCCCGCTGGCCTGGCCAAGGTCTCCACAACCTACAGTGCAGTGTCACCTCTTCCTCTGACCAAgcctttcctttttattctcccaTCACTTCATGTTGATCCTCAATAAACATCTTGCACCCCAAACTTCATCTCAGTATCTGCTTGCAGAAGCCCCAACTTACGACACGGCCTGACCTCGCTGTTAGTTGGGTTGTAACAAACACAACTTGAACCAGCTGAAGTAAACATGGGGATTTATTAGAAGGATATTTGGGATATCTCACAGAACAATCCAACAACCAAGGCAGGAAAAAGGGCAGAGATGAACCCGGACATCAAGACAAGAACCAGATCCTGGGGCGCAGCCAGGGTGCTCATGACTTTGCTTCCATGGTGGCTTCACTCTTCTCTCTCATTGCAGACTACATTTCCCCATGTGGTAGAAAACACAGCCACTGACACCACCCACAGTTATGTACTAAAGCTTCAGTTGCTATAATTATACAAACAAGATAGTCCCAGCTTTCCAGAAGCTTTCTAATGGGAAAGATAAAACATGCAATGATAATATCACCAGTGACAAATACATGTACAGGTTCACATATGCTGAATAGGTGTTAACAAGTAACAAGGGCATTTCGGTGGCAGCAGATTTGCAAAAAGCATACGATGAGATTgtagaaatctcaaggaactGCGAGTAGTTCAAGAAAGCCAAAAAACTACTGTGTAAGAGGAAAGATAAAGTATTCAGAAATTATGGGTAAAAGTCCTCACGTACCATGAGGATATTACACCTTAAGTCCACAATTAGCCACACGATACTTCAGCACAGGCGTATATAATCAGAATTGCATCTTAAAATAACTACTATGTATAAGTGCGAAAAATGGACTAAAAAAGGATGAAAGTAAAGGGGCAAAAAGTATGCATACAGCTGCAAGGGTCATGGTTGAGTTAGTTTATCAGCATGTAGGCCAGGACTAGGTGCTCAACATCTGAAAGCTTGTTGGTACCATGTTTGTAGACTAACAACCTCATTGAAATTGACAACCTGGGCACGTATTGCTGGAATAAATGACCAAATGACTGAGGTCTCAAGTGTAGAATCCAAATGTCTatgaatgtatattctgctatgTAATACAGGTATTGGTAGATAAATCTGGTATTCTTTAGGTTCATTTTATTTCGAGGTTCTACAAGTGATGTTCTTGAAACCAAAATGTCAGGAACACATGGACCCATACAGATAACTGTCAGAAGATATCAAAGCCCACAAAGAAAGGCTGAACACAAGGCAGTCCTGAGACAGGTCTCAAAATTCACAGACGGGACCTCCAGAAGATCTACTACTTAGTAAAAGGGATACAACAGAAACTGTGCTCTGCAGGATCATCCCCAGGCCAGTGGAGGGAACTGGGtggtgaaagaggaaaggaaaggagatgcTCCCCCTCACGTATTCAACCTCACTGTAATTTACTGTGCTTCATGAAACCGCAAGTAAACCCAGTCTAACTTTAAAAGTGGCTTTCTTCTTGATGTGGCATTTGTGGTAGGAATCAATGAAGGGAAATGTGGAGACACATTTTTTTGTGGTTTACCAAGGTAATTTTAAAACGCGACACTAAGAATCTCCAATTTCAGAATCAGAGCCCTCTTGTGACCCTTCAGAAGAGAGAGCTCCCAGTGAATTCTACACAACACACCTGGGTCTCCACCTCAGGTATTTTGATAAACAAAACCTCTGCTGCCAGCATCAGCCCTCCTGATGACTAACACCAGACCCTTAGAAAACGCATTTGCTCTTCGGATTCAATCAAGAGGCTAGTGCTGAAGTTCCATCAACTCGTAAAGGAAGTTCTAAGCTTAAGTGCTTAATAGTTAATAGAATAATCTAGAATAGGAGTGAGCAAAATTAGAAAGTGTTTAGACAACAGACTCCTGAGCTCAATCAAAGACCTAACGAATCAACCTCTAGGCTGAGGAAAGAGACCCAGGAtagatggaaaggaaaaaatgggaaaaaaccaCAAAGTAAAACACCACACTGTAACTACTTGTTCCTTTACAAAGTTCTGTTTCCCTCACCTGGTAAAATGACCTTCAGGTATTAGGGAGAAAAGTAGGAAGTCCATAAATTTGAGTATGAATAAAAATTTGGGAAatgggacttttaaaaattaccatgtGGAAAAAAAGGATTATCTGGCTGTTGAAATTCTGGAACAATGGTTCATAAAATTACTATCATTAAAAGTCCCAATTTTCCAACCATCATGTAAAATTGGTAATCAGAGGGAAAAATACTGCTAGAATCAAAGGTACCATACACCACACTGATAAAACAACTTGTGCATGAGAGAAGGCCTGATTTTTCCAAGTTTGGAAACAAGGCCAATCCTGGACTTTTCTGAATTTCACCATCACACAAAAAATACAGTTAACTTTGTCAAGCAACATTatagagagattactacaaaatTCTAAATAAGCTCAGGAATAGTTCATGCATTTTCAAAAGGAACCACACTTATGCAATGGTAACTTTCCCGTGTGCATGATGTAACAGGTGAAAGGCCGGTGAAACACAAATATTTCAaatgatgaaataataaaaaacctGTTTCCTAATACTTGTCCACTAATCACAGAAATCTGCAGGAAGGCAAAATACACTTCCttgaatacatcaaaaatatatttctcaccacaaaattctcaaataactggtttctgcatctaatttttttACAAGATATTTAACAGAACACCAAAAACATAATAGCAGCACACAGTATCCATGCTATTTCATCACAGTAAGTTAAAATACAAGTTGTACTTGGGTGACATGGCACTTACGACACAGGGGGGCACCGCACTCCATGAGGAGAGGGTCCCGCCATTTAGGGTGAGCGCAGAGCCGCAGTCCACACACCTCCTCTCCTCTGCTCACGAGTCACTTGTGCTGTTCTGCGGTTCTGCCCTTGAATACTTGTTAACCAGGTTTTATATAAACTGCTTCTCAGACTCTGGAGATGCAAAAGACTTTATATAATGTTGGCTTTTGTTACTAAAGAGAAAGGTCAGTAACAACAATAGACCCTTTTATAAACCAACAAAtcataaggaaaaggaaatgtgGTGATATTACCCATACTACTTACTGAGCAACAAAACATGTATGAGTTACCATTTTTATAGTtaacattaaaatagaaaaaccagTGGCATGTGGTGTGTCTTGACAGACATCAGAGGCACTACAAGGCATGTGCATCTCATGCTCCCAATTACATTACCATACACAATTCCTAAATACAAAACACGTTATGTGACACAAGAAAATAAGCCATAATTACATACCACTGAGAAATTTCTTATTTAGATATTCCAGTGACACAATTTagtcacatattttttaaaacgtCATACTTCTGCCTAAATATCATTTAGAATTGGGTATTTTTGGTACCCATGTCTATAAAGAATGCATGGCTTTCCATTATAGCATTATTTCTAGGGGCACATATTCCTAATGTTTTTAAGTTGTTAGGTTTACCCACAGAATACAATATGGTGGGGTTACTTTCTGAAGATTGTCCCATATTTAGTATTTTCATCGATTTTCATTCCTGAGGGCATCTTTTTGTGTACAATAAGCTTCATTTCTTGATGAAAACATTACCTCACTTGCTGTGTTCATGAAGTTTTCCTTAACTCACTGGACTAGGATTCATTCCCAGTGGGAATGTTTCTGACAGCTAATGAGATTTGATCTCTGGAAGGCTTCCTGATATTCACAGCATTCTTCTTTGCTGTTAGTTCTCTGCTGTGTAAGGTTTGAGTATGGTCTGAAAGGTTTTTGAAATCCACTGCATTTCATAGGGTCATTCTCCTCCTtgcattttaacatgtaataatAAACATGTTAACCTGCTGAAACTCACTTAGAATTCTTACCCTAAACAGGGACTCAGACATGTAAAGTGATGCGACTATTACCTGGAAGATTTACCATAACTGCATCCTCTGAAGTACAATGCGGTTAAGATCTCTGTCAAAGACTAGTGTTAATGCCATTCCTAGGACTTCTTTACTGTATGAGTTCTCCGATGATTAATGAGCTGTGACTTTTGggagaaggctttcccacattcactgcattgATAAGGTTTCTCTCcggtatgaattctctgatgattaacaagCTGTGACTTCTGAGAGAAGGCCTTCCTACATTCACTGCAaccatagggtttctctcctgtgtgggtTCTCTGATGTGGTATGAGGTGTGACTTCCGAGAGAAGGCTTTGCCACAGTCGCTGCACTCAAAGGGCTTCTCTCCTGTATGTGTCCTCTGATGATTGATGAGACTTGACTTCTCCCTGAAGGCTTTCCtacattcactgcactcataaggtTTTTCTCCTGTATGAGTTCTCTGATGTCTAATTAGTTCTGATTTCTCAAAGAAAGCTTTCTGACAAAGACTGCATCCATAAGGTTTCTCTCCCGTGTGAATTCTCTGGTGAGTGTTGAGCTGTGACTTCTGAGAGAAGGCTTTTTCACAATCCCTGCATTCATAAGGTTTTTCTCCTGTGTGCGTTCTCTGATGGGTTGCCAGACTTGACTTCTCGCCAAAGGCTCTCCCACACTCActgcattcatagggtttctctcctgtgtgagtcCTCTGATGTGAAATGAGATGTGACTTCTGACaaaaggctttcccacactcaCTGCAAACATAGGGCTTCTCTcctgtatgaattctctgatgattagtgaggcTTAATTTTTcactgaaagccttcccacattcactgcattcatAGGGTTTTTCACCTGTGTGAGTTCTCTGATGTCTGACAAGCTGGGATTTCCTactgaaggccttcccacatttaGTGCATACAAAGGGTTTCTCTCCGGTGTGTGTCATCTGATGTGATAAGAGGTGTGACTTCTGGgagaaggctttcccacactgGACACACCCATGAGGCTTCTCTCCTGTATGGGTTCTCTGATGGTTAATGAGACTGGACCTCTCTCTGAAGGCTTTCTGACACTCActgcattcatagggtttctctccagtatgaattgtCTGATGTCTAATGAGCTCTGATTTCTCAAAGAAGGCTTTTCTACAATCGCTACATCCATAGGGTTTTGTTCCTGTGTGGGTCCTGTGATGTGTGACGAGCTGTGATTTCCtgctgaaggctttcccacattctctGCATTCAaaaggtttctctcctgtgtgagtcCTCTGATGATTGATGAGATTTGACTTTTCACTAAAGGCTCTCCCACATTCAGTGCATCCATAGggcttctctcctgtgtgtgtCCTCCAGTGTGATATGAGGTGTGACTTCCGGGAGAAAGCTTTCCCACACTCACCACATTCATACGGTTTCTCTCCTGTATGTGTCCTCTGATGGGATGTCAGCTGTGACTTCTGGgagaaggctttcccacactgGCTACAGCtgtaaggtttctctcctgtgtgcgTTCTGTGATGTGTAATAAACTGTGACTTCTGGGGAAAGGTTCTGCCACATTTACCACAGCCATAGGCTATTTCTCTTACGTGTCTGCTCTGATGTTTAATGAGACTTGACTTCTTACTGAAGCGTTTCCTACATTCACTGCATTCATAGAGCTTCTCCCCTAAACGGGTTCTGTGATATATGATAATCTGTGACTTCTTACAGCTAGCTTTATCATACTTATCACATTCATAGTATTTTAACCAAGTA is a genomic window of Balaenoptera ricei isolate mBalRic1 chromosome 14, mBalRic1.hap2, whole genome shotgun sequence containing:
- the ZNF84 gene encoding zinc finger protein 84 isoform X1, coding for MTMLQGSFSFEDLSVDFTQKEWQLLDPYQKDLYKDVMLENYSSLVSLGYEVMKPGVILKLEHGEEPWTGDGEIPGSDSPEQVLQVNGHITWHKDNQEKLKNMKQDQQCDALGKNFNLSMNFVPLRKSNSEDDIGGLILKHHIDLLIPKADYGKTEPADLNVFDKLFLHTKTEETDTWLKYYECDKYDKASCKKSQIIIYHRTRLGEKLYECSECRKRFSKKSSLIKHQSRHVREIAYGCGKCGRTFPQKSQFITHHRTHTGEKPYSCSQCGKAFSQKSQLTSHQRTHTGEKPYECGECGKAFSRKSHLISHWRTHTGEKPYGCTECGRAFSEKSNLINHQRTHTGEKPFECRECGKAFSRKSQLVTHHRTHTGTKPYGCSDCRKAFFEKSELIRHQTIHTGEKPYECSECQKAFRERSSLINHQRTHTGEKPHGCVQCGKAFSQKSHLLSHQMTHTGEKPFVCTKCGKAFSRKSQLVRHQRTHTGEKPYECSECGKAFSEKLSLTNHQRIHTGEKPYVCSECGKAFCQKSHLISHQRTHTGEKPYECSECGRAFGEKSSLATHQRTHTGEKPYECRDCEKAFSQKSQLNTHQRIHTGEKPYGCSLCQKAFFEKSELIRHQRTHTGEKPYECSECRKAFREKSSLINHQRTHTGEKPFECSDCGKAFSRKSHLIPHQRTHTGEKPYGCSECRKAFSQKSQLVNHQRIHTGEKPYQCSECGKAFSQKSQLINHRRTHTVKKS
- the ZNF84 gene encoding zinc finger protein 84 isoform X2, which translates into the protein MKPGVILKLEHGEEPWTGDGEIPGSDSPEQVLQVNGHITWHKDNQEKLKNMKQDQQCDALGKNFNLSMNFVPLRKSNSEDDIGGLILKHHIDLLIPKADYGKTEPADLNVFDKLFLHTKTEETDTWLKYYECDKYDKASCKKSQIIIYHRTRLGEKLYECSECRKRFSKKSSLIKHQSRHVREIAYGCGKCGRTFPQKSQFITHHRTHTGEKPYSCSQCGKAFSQKSQLTSHQRTHTGEKPYECGECGKAFSRKSHLISHWRTHTGEKPYGCTECGRAFSEKSNLINHQRTHTGEKPFECRECGKAFSRKSQLVTHHRTHTGTKPYGCSDCRKAFFEKSELIRHQTIHTGEKPYECSECQKAFRERSSLINHQRTHTGEKPHGCVQCGKAFSQKSHLLSHQMTHTGEKPFVCTKCGKAFSRKSQLVRHQRTHTGEKPYECSECGKAFSEKLSLTNHQRIHTGEKPYVCSECGKAFCQKSHLISHQRTHTGEKPYECSECGRAFGEKSSLATHQRTHTGEKPYECRDCEKAFSQKSQLNTHQRIHTGEKPYGCSLCQKAFFEKSELIRHQRTHTGEKPYECSECRKAFREKSSLINHQRTHTGEKPFECSDCGKAFSRKSHLIPHQRTHTGEKPYGCSECRKAFSQKSQLVNHQRIHTGEKPYQCSECGKAFSQKSQLINHRRTHTVKKS